In Fragaria vesca subsp. vesca linkage group LG1, FraVesHawaii_1.0, whole genome shotgun sequence, the sequence TCTTTTGTAGCTATTACTTAGTGTATGAATTTGGTCATATGACTCAATGAGGTAAGACCTATTTATAATCGTTTAACTCTGTTGGTATTGTTTTAACTTTGCAGGTACACAATTTCATGATTAACCCCCATATGCAAAGCAAGCATGGTCTCACTTTAGTGATGGATAAATCAAATTGTTATTTACGGCGCATAAAACTTATAATGTTCAAGGGGAGATTCTCATCAGGGGGAGTATCCAGAAGTATGTTACTTAAAACATATGCGTGTTGTACTTTTTTTCTCATTCGACAGGGTTATTTTTCTACCACTGGGTTTTCTTACCTGATAAGGTTTTTAACAAGACAACATTAAACGTATCTAATTTCATCATTCATTGGTGGACATCCAAGGGGGAGTGTTATAAATATTATTATCTATGTGGTTGTCCACGTAATTACTCATTAGTTATATACTCTGATGTAAACCCTACCTCTATATAATATCCAGGCCCGGACCTGAGATTTTTAAGCCTGAGTCGAACTCTCTAAGTTGGGCCCCCAAATTAGTGTATGTTCAGTTTTTTTTTATTTATTAATTTTTTTATGTGTAAGGATTTCATGAACTAAACACTCAAAATCCAAAGACGAACAACATATACTATCCGAAAATATATATAATATAATCAAATTATAAACTAAAAATTTATAAAACTAACACAAATCTGATTATAGAAATAAAATTATCAAAACCCTATTGTTTTAGAAATCATATTGCTAATTAGAAGGTATTTACATAATGTTCTCCTTTCCTTTTGGATCTAAAAGGAGTGAATGCATTTTAATAATCTATATATAATTGTGTTTAACTTGTCTGGGCCCCTTAACTCTTTAAGATGTCAGTGCTTTCCATTTCATTGGTAAAAATAAGCTCTTCATAGATCATAAGCCAATCAAATTTTCTTGCTTACTGGCCCTCTTAGACACTGGGCCCTGAGTCAACAGTCTCTTCTGTCTCATATCAGGTCCGGGTCTAATAATATCTATGTGGTTGTCCACGTAATTACTCATTATTTTTGTACTCTGATGTAAACCATACCTCTATATAAGAAGGTTAATGAGAATGAATGAGAACACTTCTACCTCTTCTCAACTATTCTCTCCGTGTCTTTTCTTCTTTTTTTCTCTCTATTTTATAATAAGCATGACAGTAATGAAAAAAATGGCTTCAGAATTATTCTTTTATAGAATAAAGACAAAATAATATAGAGCCATTGATTGAGAATGATAAAATTATAATTTTTAGTTAAAAATGAAATGATTGTTCTAGAATATTCACATGTGTGTGCCAAGTCTAATATTAGTCAAAGAAGGAATCTTTATTCCATATAGAGATAGGTTACCAAGTTGTAATATCTTATATAAAGGGACACATATTAATGAATAAGATAATGATTATTTATTCTCTTTGCTATCTCTCTTTATTCTATAGTTTGCTCGATAACACATTATCAACACGAACGCCAATGGAATGGCATAAAGACATCCGTTAAATACTTAAAGGTATTTGAGTTTATTCAGTCCCTACATAAAATACGACATGAGAGAATAGATGCTATCCACGCCATCGCTAGCTATGTATGAAGAAAGATGCATCAAAAGTGAAATCAGAGAAATTCGTATTTTTTGGACAACCAACTTCAACGTAGCTTTGTGAATAGCTCGAGATAAACCAAAAAGTGTGTAATATACGGTTGGAAAGGTATGGATGTCTATTTTCCAGAACCGTTTACGGATTGTCCATATTTATTTCATAGAGAAAGTTACGGCTGTTTTAGTCCTCAAATGTCATGTTGCGCGAGAATCTGATTTTCAGCGCGAACTTATGTTTTGAGTTCTTAAACAACGTTCTCCTCAAGATCAATATTGAGGACAATACGACATGATTTAGATAATCATTGTCCAATGCCACATTTGAAGACATGTTAAAAAGCATTGATATGCTAAGTTGTCAAAACTTCCGTGATTAATGTAAGAATCAGAAAGCGCTCTATGATTGATGTAAGAATCAGAGGGAGATGCAGACTTCAGGGGAGTCTAGCACATACATGTTATTATCAAATGTGAAGGATGCAGTTGTTTTCCCTTAGACCAACACTTTTTGTCCCATTAGGTTTTTGTTTGGCAAGATTTTTAACGAAACAACATCACATGCTGTGCCTCAGCATGAAGTTGTACATGAATGTGTTTGGTTAAGGGTAACCATTACATTTGACCTCTTATTTACAAATAAAAATAAAAGACTGACACCACTAGACTAAATAATATCGAGCATTTATTTATATTTTCGGTTATTTATTTTGCAAATGAAAAATGACCTTTTATTAAAAAAAAATCAGTATCCGACCCGAAATTATATCCTGCTGATAGTCGGCGACGGTTGCCCTTTCCCGGCTCCCGTTCTAATTTAGTCTCTCCCCTCTTTCCCTCTTTCTCTTATCGTCCCCAAAACTCCTTCCAAACCCAAACCCTAGAGCTTAGGGTTTATCCAATTCCCAATCCTCCTTCCCCAAATTTCTAAACATGTCGAAGCGAAAGTTCGGATTCGAAGGGTTCGGCATAAACCGGCAATCGACCTACAACTTCGAGCAGTCCCAGCAACCCCCTCAGCGCCTCTACGTCCCTCCCTCCTCCCGCGCCCACGGCCACGACAACTACGAAGACACCGACCTTGACAACATCGATTACGACGACGTCGACGCCGCCGCGAATAAAGGCGGAGACGGCGGTGAGGAAGAAGAAGTCGATCCGCTCGATGCGTTCATGGAGGGGATTCACGAGGAGGTGAGGTCAGCTCCGCCGCCGAAGCCGAAAGAGAAGGCGGACAAGTACCAGGACGACGACGAGGAGGATCATCTGGAGAGCTTCTTGAGGGCGAAGAAGGACGCCACGCTGACGCTGGCCTCCGACGCGCTCCACGCCGGATATGATTCCGACGAGGAGGTCTACGCCGCTGCCAAGGCTGTCGATGCCGGATTGGTGGAGTATGATTCGGATGACAATCCTGTTGTTGTCGATAGGAAGAGGATCGAGCCGATTTCGGCTCTGGATCATAGCTGCATTGACTACGAGCCTTTCACTAAGGATTTCTATGAGGAGAAAGAGTCCATTTCAGGTACATTACCATTCTAATAGCTCTCTCTTTATAATTTGATTTCGTAAGTTCAAAATCAAGTGAATGCTAAGCTCATTATAGAAAACAGATTATGAACATAGTTTTGCTTGTTTAGCGATGAGTGAGCAGGATGTTGCCGAGTACCGAAAGAGCTTGGCCATCCGAGTGTCTGGCTTTGATGTACCAAGGCCAGTGAAGACGTTTGACGACTGTGGGTTTTCTCCGCAACTCATGAATGCAATCAAAAAACAAGAGTATGAAAAGCCTACACCAATACAGTGCCAAGCTTTACCCATAGTTCTTTCAGGGAGGGATATCATTGCTATAGCGAAAACTGGTTCTGGAAAGACTGCTGCTTTTGTGCTTCCCATGATTTGCCATATTATGGATCAGCCGGAACTTCAGAAAGATGAAGGTCCTATAGGAGTAATATGTGCACCTACTAGAGAACTGGCGCAGCAAATACACCTAGAGGCCAAGAAATTTGCTAAATCACATGGCATCCGTGTCTCTGCTGTTTATGGTGGGATGTCGAAACTTGATCAGTTCAAAGAACTAAAGGCAGGATGTGAGATAGTTGTAGCTACTCCTGGGAGATTGATAGACATGATTAAAATGAAGGCACTGACGATGCAAAGGGCAACTTACCTAGTGCTTGATGAGGCTGATCGGATGTTTGACCTTGGTTTTGAGCCTCAAATTAGGTCTATAGTTGGTCAGATTAGGCCAGACCGTCAAACGTTACTCTTTTCTGCTACAATGCCCCGAAAGGTTGAAACGTTGGCTAGGGAAATTCTCTCTGACCCTGTAAGAGTTACCGTGGGTGAGGTGGGAATGGCCAATGAGGACATTACTCAAGTTGTTCATGTACTTCCTTCTGATGCTGAGAAGTTGTCATGGCTTCTTGAAAGATTACCGGGTATGATTGATGATGGGGATGTATTAGTATTTGCTTCTAAAAAGGCTGGAGTGGATGAGATCGAAACACAGCTTTCTCAGAAAGGTTTTAAAGCTGCAGCCATTCATGGTGATAAGGACCAGGCTACTAGGGTGGATATTATGAACAAATTTAAATCTGGCACCTACCATGTTCTGATTGCAACTGATGTTGCTGCTCGTGGTCTTGATATCAAGTCAATTAAGTCAGTGGTAAACTTTGATATTGCAAAAGACATGGACATGCATGTTCATCGTATTGGTAGAACAGGTCGTGCAGGTGATAAAGATGGGACTGCATACACTCTTATCACACATAAAGAGGCACGGTTTGCTGGAGAATTGGTTAATAGCTTAGTTGGGGCTGGTCAGAATGTTCCAGTGGAGCTCATGGACCTTGCGATGAAGGTACTGTGCACTACTTGTTGAATGCTGAATGTTCATCTTTATTTGCGGACCAAGGTCTACGTGGCTTTATAACAACACACTTGGTTTTCCAACTAATGGCTTTCTTTCTTAACCCGTTGTACATCATATTGACAAAAAATTCAAAAGAGCTGATAGTCCTTATACAAACCTTTTGGATTTTATTATGAAATCAAATTTGCATATTTCTACCATCACTGTTTTGTTCGAATTAGATTTAGATTCACAAGTTAACAGGAGTAATAATGCACTTCATGCATTAAGTAGTTTTACGTTACAAAAGTCATCACAAGTTAACAGAGTGTTGATTTAGCATTTTTCTAGCTGTCCTTTGATTGATACTTGATGTATAGTTGTTCTATAGATGCTTTTGTACTTGTTTGTAAGTGATCGGCTCCTTCACTTTGTTATGTATTGTCCCTTTTTTTATTTTTTATTTTTTTCCCATTTATGTAGATGTGTTTCTCTTCAAATGAAAAGTAACTAAAACCAAAGAGAACACAAAGTTTCTCAACATATTATGTATCTTGAGAGTTATATTGGTGCAAGTATCTCATGTCGGAGGCTTGTATGCTATCCCTTCTGTTTGACATGATTAGGAAGTAGTATGAAATCTTGGATTTTAAATCTTACAAGCTCTTTTTTATGACATATACCTTGCAAATTGCAGGATGGAAGATTCAGGTCTAAACGTGATTCAAGAAAAGGAGGTATGACTTTTAATCATGATACAACTGTTATTATCTTTGGTGCTTTTGCAGAGGATACTCATGTGGCAGCATTTTGTTGAGACAGCCCCTGATATATTAAATACCCTTTTCTAATGCATTAAATCATATGTATGGGTTGTACAGGTGGAAAGAAGGGCAAAGGGAGAGGCGGTGGTAGAGGCGGTGGCAGCGGTGGCAACAGTGGTCGAGGTGTGCGTGGGGTGGATTTTGGTTTGGGTATTGGATATAATCCGGAATCCAACAGTTCTCCATCACCTGCTGTTACCAGTCGATCTGCCGCAGTTACTTCTTTAAGAACAGGAATGATGTCTCAGTTTAAGAATAAGTTTGTTTCTGCTACATCAAACTCTCCAAGTCAGGGTTCTGGTAACAGTTTGAGTGCGCATGCCAACAAGAGGCCTGCATTACGAGGATTTGTAGCTGCTGGTTCCATTGGGGGAGGCATATATGCGCCTCAGACAACCAATACAGTTTCTCCGCCTCCTGCATCAGCGGTAAACATTTCTTCTCAGAACTCGGAAGAAAATTCGAGCCAGAAGTTGACGGAAAGGTTAATTTCATGATGTTGTTTAGACTTGAACTAGAGTTATCAATTATTGTCTAATTGTAATGCTTAATTGGTTCATCTGTTGTCCTATTGCAGTTCTAGAGACAAACCTAGAGAAAGGCGGAGGCGCTCTGGTTGGGACTGTTGATGCTACGGTTGAAGACCCACTCAAACAAATGAACTAGAATATTTATTTTCCTTGTAGATTAAGAGTCCTGCTATATCTGTATTGTTGTATGTCTGGGTATGGTCTATGGCTCTGCCTAGTTCCTTATTGTACATTTACCTTCCATTTCATTTCATAGATTTGATCCTTACAGCATATAAAAATTTTGATTAATTTCTCGCGTTACTGTTTTTGGATTAAAAACAGATTGATTTAGTACACGCTTCCATGGACGATGAAGTTCAGCTTGAGCACAAGGCACGCTCTTCATCCCCCTTAACTGCTATGGTTGCTCATAATAATTCTTCTTCTGGTAGCTATCAAGCCATATGATATTCAGCATGACCACCACATGCAGTCAATCAACAACAAATGTGACATTCTCCATTTGGTCAAAATTGATAAAAAGCAGAACATAACCACGACACAATATGAGAATTAGTTCTAGACAAAAAAGAAGACAAATGGTTCATTTCCTTGTATTCAACTAATTCAAGTACCTTCTGTATCCACTCCAAAAAAAAGTACATTCTGTATCGTAGCTAGGCCTTGCACTGTTTTGAAGAGAACACTTGAAAACAGTGAATAACAGATAAAAGCTACTGCTAGGCAAGTCACATTCACCACGCTTGCAACTATTTTCGTTGACAACAGATTTTCTATATATAAGAGATGAAGTTTGTCTATTCACAAGATTAACAACGTACCTAAAGAAGCGATTAATCGAGAGTAAGGGAATACAACAAGCTGCCAAACTACTTATAGGGACAATATCTAGTAATATGATTTCTCTGTCGACTGGTGGCACAACAGTTTTACTGTATTTATGCCTTGGGACACTGCTCTACATTAAAGTTTTTTGCAATTTCTCTTCTTCGGGTAGCATTAGGGCATATTGCTAAGCAAGGCTCCTTGAGAGTGGCATCGTCTTCGGGAAGTGGAGGAAGGACCCCGAATTTAAACTGCAGAATTTGAGATAAATAGTGAGTCATTTTAAGGACAATAAACTGTTGAAGTGGGTTGAGCCAGCTAGGTATTGGGTAAACCTGACAACTATAGTCGTTGAAGTTCGGTTCCATCAGTAAAGGGACACCCATGTAATCCTTGAAAAAAGACTGGAGTAACAACTTTGATGGAATTAGCACCAAAGAAGTTATGTTGTGTAGTCAACTAACATTTTACTAAAGCATCACTGACCTGAGTTGGAAGCTTACAAGTATTGACACAGATCCCCACACATTTGCTTTCCTCCAAGTACTTGCATTTCTCAACAAACACCTGCATGAATGCCAATCCTCCCAACAACGTCAGCTGTTATCTAGGCTTGGAAGTACGGCCAAACACTGCCTTCAAATTTTGATTAGGAAATTCGGAGAGATGATTACCCCACTAGCCCATGAGTTCCCATCAGGTAGGTCGACAGAATTAACAGTGCAGGGGCCCATGAGCCATTGACAACTGATTGCAGTCACCCTTGCTTCAGTGTAAATCATATGCCATACAAATTACAGTCAGTGATCCCCTTGAAAATATATAAGAACCACAAGGCTTATGTGTATCCATTGAATATTGAAAGTTGGGATGAAAATGTAGCATAGAAAATACTGACCAACCATGAGCGCGGCTATTTTCCCGCCTTGTATAGGAGCTATTAGCAATTTATAAAGTTCTAACAGGAATGGTGGAAACAGAGATATCAGAACTCGGACCTGCCAAGAACAAAGCATTCAGTCATGTGTACCAACTAGTAAATGTACTCCTTTTTTTTTCTTTTTTTTTTCCCATTTTTGTTTTGGTTTGATGCTAAATCCAGTGCTAAGATCATCTGATTGTTCATTGAATGGCATGAATGAAGTCCCGAACATCAAATTGTACTGTAATGAAGTCCATCCTTAAAAATTATTGGTTAAATTGAGTAACTGAAGTTTATTATTAATATTATTGCAAATACTCCAATTGAGCTACATATGGAAATGAGTACTGTGTTGGGTGCGAATGGAAAGTATTCGAGGCTTTCCAATAATGACTTAATGAGGGGATCGATTCAAGAAGCAAGCTTGGTCTTTGTGAAAAAGAGGGTTGTAATAATATTCCCTGGAACGGAAGTCCTCATCAAGTCTGTTATCGGCTCAATTCTAGCTTATCCAAAAATATTGTTCAGATTTAATAGTAAGAGCTAGATGTTGTTCTTTATAATTTGTCATGTGGTTA encodes:
- the LOC101305407 gene encoding DEAD-box ATP-dependent RNA helicase 24-like, encoding MSKRKFGFEGFGINRQSTYNFEQSQQPPQRLYVPPSSRAHGHDNYEDTDLDNIDYDDVDAAANKGGDGGEEEEVDPLDAFMEGIHEEVRSAPPPKPKEKADKYQDDDEEDHLESFLRAKKDATLTLASDALHAGYDSDEEVYAAAKAVDAGLVEYDSDDNPVVVDRKRIEPISALDHSCIDYEPFTKDFYEEKESISAMSEQDVAEYRKSLAIRVSGFDVPRPVKTFDDCGFSPQLMNAIKKQEYEKPTPIQCQALPIVLSGRDIIAIAKTGSGKTAAFVLPMICHIMDQPELQKDEGPIGVICAPTRELAQQIHLEAKKFAKSHGIRVSAVYGGMSKLDQFKELKAGCEIVVATPGRLIDMIKMKALTMQRATYLVLDEADRMFDLGFEPQIRSIVGQIRPDRQTLLFSATMPRKVETLAREILSDPVRVTVGEVGMANEDITQVVHVLPSDAEKLSWLLERLPGMIDDGDVLVFASKKAGVDEIETQLSQKGFKAAAIHGDKDQATRVDIMNKFKSGTYHVLIATDVAARGLDIKSIKSVVNFDIAKDMDMHVHRIGRTGRAGDKDGTAYTLITHKEARFAGELVNSLVGAGQNVPVELMDLAMKDGRFRSKRDSRKGGGKKGKGRGGGRGGGSGGNSGRGVRGVDFGLGIGYNPESNSSPSPAVTSRSAAVTSLRTGMMSQFKNKFVSATSNSPSQGSGNSLSAHANKRPALRGFVAAGSIGGGIYAPQTTNTVSPPPASAVNISSQNSEENSSQKLTESSRDKPRERRRRSGWDC
- the LOC101314896 gene encoding uncharacterized protein LOC101314896; its protein translation is MKALALVCPASISSSWLPFRFGPQSKSQLRSSRIRIFSCLTKEAESESQSGSYKGGVVDKLLLNVFRNKMVQQVGWDSDKPGYDGLIEVANRMMLQNPTNSHTKEAAVRVLISLFPPFLLELYKLLIAPIQGGKIAALMVARVTAISCQWLMGPCTVNSVDLPDGNSWASGVFVEKCKYLEESKCVGICVNTCKLPTQSFFKDYMGVPLLMEPNFNDYSCQFKFGVLPPLPEDDATLKEPCLAICPNATRRREIAKNFNVEQCPKA